A genomic window from Pseudomonadales bacterium includes:
- a CDS encoding YkvA family protein encodes MQPEDAREIETQFWPKFRRVAARLPFAADLLAAYYAAIDPITPRHVRGILLGALGYFIMPADLIPDFILGLGFTDDAAVLAAALKTLTDHIQPAHQDRARKTLDSINTAGETQ; translated from the coding sequence ATGCAACCAGAGGATGCCAGAGAGATAGAGACACAGTTCTGGCCCAAGTTCCGCCGGGTGGCCGCTCGCCTTCCCTTTGCCGCGGACCTGCTGGCCGCTTACTACGCCGCAATCGACCCCATCACACCCAGGCATGTGCGCGGCATTCTGCTTGGCGCTCTCGGCTACTTCATCATGCCTGCCGATCTCATACCGGATTTTATTCTGGGTCTGGGCTTCACCGATGACGCCGCCGTGCTCGCCGCCGCGCTGAAAACACTGACCGATCACATTCAGCCCGCACATCAGGACCGGGCTCGAAAGACGCTGGATTCAATCAACACTGCCGGAGAAACACAATGA
- a CDS encoding nitronate monooxygenase has translation MKSKICEMVGCEFPLFAFSHCRDVVAEVSKAGGFGVLGAVGHTPESLEIDLKWIDEQVGGKPYGVDLIVPTSLVDKEGTLTPEDLEARIPDSHKRHVERILAENGIDTKGLWDRQIRADTGDAMRERGASKQLEVALRHPIRMVVNALGVPPPFMMEAARKKGIVVGALTGAREHAIKHIEAGVDVLVVSGTEAGGHCGEVSTLVVVPEVLDTIAELGADTLVLAAGGIVTGRQMAACMAMGAAGAWTGSVWLTTAEAETAPAVKEKMLLATSRQTVRSRSRTGKYTRQLRSPWTDAWQEADAPDPLPMPLQGLVSGPALARIDKLAEAGDPNARRLATYWVGQGVGLMNTATSARNVVREFMEDFARACERLSTSLND, from the coding sequence ATGAAATCGAAGATCTGTGAAATGGTTGGCTGCGAATTTCCTCTGTTCGCCTTCAGCCACTGCCGCGATGTAGTGGCCGAAGTCAGCAAAGCGGGCGGCTTCGGTGTGCTGGGAGCGGTGGGCCACACGCCGGAGTCTCTTGAGATCGATCTCAAATGGATCGACGAACAGGTCGGCGGCAAGCCCTATGGCGTGGACCTTATCGTACCCACCAGCCTCGTGGATAAGGAAGGCACCCTGACCCCCGAAGACCTGGAAGCACGCATCCCGGACTCTCACAAGCGTCACGTGGAGCGCATCCTTGCGGAAAACGGCATCGATACAAAAGGTCTGTGGGATCGGCAGATCCGTGCTGACACTGGCGATGCGATGCGCGAGCGCGGCGCCAGCAAACAGCTCGAAGTGGCGCTGCGCCACCCGATCCGGATGGTGGTGAATGCCCTGGGTGTGCCGCCGCCTTTCATGATGGAGGCCGCACGCAAAAAGGGCATCGTGGTCGGCGCGCTGACCGGTGCGCGGGAACATGCCATAAAGCACATCGAGGCCGGTGTCGACGTTCTGGTGGTATCCGGAACCGAGGCGGGCGGACACTGCGGAGAAGTCTCGACCCTGGTGGTCGTGCCCGAAGTGCTCGACACGATCGCCGAACTGGGTGCCGATACCCTTGTCCTCGCAGCGGGCGGTATCGTCACCGGCCGGCAGATGGCCGCCTGCATGGCCATGGGTGCGGCGGGCGCCTGGACGGGCTCAGTCTGGCTGACGACGGCAGAAGCGGAAACCGCACCGGCGGTAAAGGAAAAGATGCTGCTGGCAACCTCCCGGCAGACGGTTCGCTCACGCAGCCGCACGGGCAAGTACACACGACAGCTGCGCAGTCCCTGGACCGACGCCTGGCAGGAAGCTGATGCCCCGGATCCGCTGCCCATGCCGCTGCAGGGCCTGGTTTCCGGACCCGCCCTCGCCCGTATCGACAAACTGGCCGAGGCAGGTGATCCGAATGCCCGGCGCCTCGCCACCTACTGGGTCGGTCAGGGGGTCGGACTGATGAACACCGCGACCAGCGCCCGCAATGTGGTGCGGGAATTCATGGAGGATTTCGCCCGGGCCTGTGAGCGTCTGAGCACCAGCCTGAACGACTGA
- the panC gene encoding pantoate--beta-alanine ligase: protein MSAPVRLPEGAVAGDSGSGIQVFRDLTAWSEYRQGMSGSIGFVATMGALHAGHASLIERSRAENDQTVLSIYLNPTQFNNPQDLEKYPRTLERDLRMACALGVDAVITPTGEAMYADSFRYQVEEKTESNTLCGRHRPGHFTGVLTVVMKLLNLVRPDRAYFGEKDFQQYELIRDMCAAFFMAVDIVPCAIVREPDGLAMSSRNELLDAPSRARAGQLNVLIRSDLDDAAVMQTLTAAGFDVDYVVSREGRRFAAASLRSGERVVRLIDNVVLSRSGWCSDAHRPGRNPP, encoded by the coding sequence ATGAGCGCGCCGGTACGGTTGCCGGAAGGTGCGGTCGCCGGCGATTCGGGCTCTGGAATTCAGGTATTCCGGGATCTGACGGCCTGGAGCGAGTATCGACAGGGCATGTCCGGCAGTATCGGCTTTGTCGCCACCATGGGCGCACTGCATGCGGGTCATGCATCGCTCATCGAGCGCAGTCGCGCCGAAAACGATCAGACGGTGCTCAGCATTTATCTCAATCCCACCCAGTTCAACAATCCTCAGGACCTGGAGAAATATCCCCGCACCCTGGAGCGGGATCTGCGCATGGCGTGCGCGCTCGGTGTCGATGCGGTGATCACGCCGACCGGTGAGGCCATGTATGCGGACAGTTTCCGTTACCAGGTGGAGGAAAAAACAGAATCGAACACGCTCTGCGGCAGGCATCGACCCGGACACTTCACCGGTGTGCTCACGGTAGTGATGAAGCTGTTGAACCTCGTGCGACCGGATCGTGCCTATTTCGGTGAGAAGGATTTCCAGCAGTACGAGCTGATCCGGGATATGTGTGCGGCGTTTTTCATGGCTGTCGACATCGTGCCCTGCGCCATCGTGCGCGAGCCGGATGGTCTGGCCATGAGCTCACGCAACGAGTTGCTTGATGCGCCTTCGCGTGCGAGAGCGGGACAACTCAATGTGCTGATCCGTTCCGACCTCGATGATGCCGCGGTGATGCAGACCCTCACCGCAGCGGGTTTCGATGTCGACTATGTGGTCAGCCGGGAGGGGCGTCGTTTTGCCGCTGCGAGTCTTCGCTCGGGTGAACGCGTCGTACGCCTGATCGATAATGTGGTGCTCAGTCGTTCAGGCTGGTGCTCAGACGCTCACAGGCCCGGGCGAAATCCTCCATGA
- the panB gene encoding 3-methyl-2-oxobutanoate hydroxymethyltransferase, with amino-acid sequence MSKRLSAVDFRAAKASGKKLSMVTCYDYWSAQVLNRTQVDSLLVGDSLAMVMHGFDSTVHATVEMMALHIGAVARGAPEKFIIGDMPFLAGRKGLTAGMEAVQSLMQAGAQAIKLEGERGQLDLIEAIVEGGVPVMGHLGLTPQSVHGLGGHKVQARAEAEADALLASAERLAAAGCFALVLECVPAPVAARVTAAIEIPTIGIGAGAGTDGQVLVLQDMLGMNPCFKPKFLRHYATGHAMITEAVNRFHSDTEQGSFPALAESYR; translated from the coding sequence ATGTCGAAGAGATTGAGTGCGGTGGATTTCCGGGCGGCGAAAGCCAGCGGAAAAAAGCTCTCGATGGTGACCTGTTACGACTACTGGTCTGCACAGGTGCTCAACAGAACCCAGGTTGATTCGCTGCTGGTCGGGGACAGTCTGGCCATGGTGATGCACGGGTTCGATTCCACCGTGCATGCCACCGTGGAGATGATGGCTCTGCATATCGGTGCGGTTGCGCGCGGTGCACCGGAGAAATTCATCATTGGCGATATGCCCTTTCTGGCAGGCCGCAAAGGTCTGACCGCCGGGATGGAGGCGGTACAGAGCCTGATGCAGGCGGGTGCCCAGGCCATCAAGCTGGAAGGGGAACGGGGCCAGCTCGACCTCATCGAGGCGATCGTCGAAGGCGGCGTGCCGGTGATGGGGCATCTTGGCCTCACGCCACAGTCGGTTCACGGTCTCGGCGGCCACAAGGTACAGGCGCGCGCCGAGGCGGAAGCGGATGCGCTGCTGGCTTCCGCAGAACGGCTTGCCGCCGCCGGATGTTTTGCGCTGGTGCTCGAGTGTGTGCCCGCGCCGGTGGCTGCACGAGTTACTGCCGCGATTGAGATTCCGACCATAGGCATCGGCGCAGGCGCAGGCACGGATGGCCAGGTACTGGTGCTGCAGGACATGCTCGGCATGAACCCCTGCTTCAAGCCGAAATTTCTGCGTCACTACGCGACCGGCCACGCCATGATCACCGAGGCGGTCAATCGATTTCACAGCGATACAGAGCAGGGCAGTTTTCCCGCTCTGGCCGAGAGCTATCGATGA